The Primulina eburnea isolate SZY01 chromosome 6, ASM2296580v1, whole genome shotgun sequence genome contains a region encoding:
- the LOC140833978 gene encoding cytochrome b6-f complex iron-sulfur subunit 2, chloroplastic, producing the protein MATLPSSLATLHTNTNSTFNQPAPMASTSTTLSPVTTSQLCSSKNGLSSPSHMTLLKCVRNAAAGGKGQRMKVSCMATSIPADRVPDMGKRQLMNLLLLGAISLPSVGMLLPYTYFFVPPGSGGAGGGVVAKDALGNDVIASEWIKTHGPGDRTLTQGLKGDPTYLVVEKDKTLATYGINAVCTHLGCVVPWNKAENKFICPCHGSQYNNQGRVVRGPAPLSLALVHADVDEGKVIFVPWVETDFRTGENPWWA; encoded by the exons ATGGCCACACTCCCTTCATCTCTCGCCACTCTTCACACAAATACCAACTCCACCTTCAATCAACCCGCTCCCATGGCTTCCACCAGTACTACTCTGTCCCCGGTCACCACATCTCAG TTGTGCTCCAGCAAGAATGGGTTGAGCTCGCCTTCGCATATGACCCTTTTGAAGTGCGTGAGAAACGCCGCTGCGGGGGGGAAGGGTCAGCGGATGAAAGTCTCGTGCATGGCCACGAGCATTCCTGCGGATCGAGTGCCAGACATGGGGAAGAGGCAGCTGATGAATCTGCTGCTTCTGGGTGCGATTTCGCTTCCCTCTGTCGGGATGCTGTTGCCATATACATACTTCTTTGTTCCACCAGG GTCTGGAGGTGCTGGTGGCGGTGTTGTTGCCAAGGATGCATTAGGAAACGATGTTATTGCATCGGAATGGATCAAGACCCATGGACCCGGTGATCGTACTCTCACGCAGGGATTGAAG GGCGACCCTACGTACCTCGTTGTGGAGAAGGATAAAACACTTGCGACTTATGGCATCAATGCTGTGTGTACCCACCTTGGTTGTGTCGTGCCATGGAATAAGGCTGAGAACAAGTTCATCTGCCCTTGCCATGGATCACAATACAACAATCAAGGAAGAGTTGTTAGAGGACCAGCTCCTTTG TCATTGGCCTTGGTACATGCTGATGTTGATGAAGGGAAGGTAATATTTGTTCCATGGGTCGAAACAGATTTTAGAACTGGCGAAAATCCGTGGTGGGCATAA
- the LOC140835424 gene encoding uncharacterized protein: MCKETREERLPGILGQYCVSDRAISHRLVEVEVTRDFPSVFPDDVSGIQLDREVEFSIELMPGTVHISKAPYFLAPAEMKELKDQIHDFLDKGFIRPIFPPWGALVLFVKKKDGSMRLYIDYRELNRVTVKNKWIELVKEDCSDYSVVSRKTVASRDSETSDEQLQKWRLSDKAKGRRLYTFVDDIVRGYEDVEGSSVHYLWPGMKRDILHFVPECLTCQQVKTEHPRPIGKLRPHPIPEWKWENITMEFVTGLLRTTGGYNVIWSRQKSYTDQWRRDLEFAVRDQVFVKVAPMKGVMRFGKKGKLSPRFIGPFDILERVGTLAHGVALPSNLAGVHDVFHVSMLRKDISNPSYVLNYAPLQLTPNLSYKERPTQILDTLERRPRNKVIHVVKVKWLTHYEEEATWEIETKMRCRYPELFGFVGNRWVIADAFKYCEYEFGMIFGALFCVDRFLVALEVVGNILVSKCRVHNLSYVRIDTWVGGGEYTRLSVRSGFRH, from the exons ATGTGCAAGGAAACTCGTGAAGAGAGGTTGCCAGGCATTCTCGGCCAGTATTGTGTCAGTGACCGAGCCATCAGCCATAGATTAGTGGAGGTCGAAGTAACCAGAGATTTCCCTAGTGTTTTCCCTGACGATGTTTCAGGCATTCAATTGGACAGggaggtggaattttctattgagctcaTGCCAGGTACCGTGCATATATCTAAGGCACCCTATTTTCTAGCACCTGCAGagatgaaagaactgaaagatcaGATACATGAttttctagataagggtttcatccGCCCTATCTTTCCTCCATGGGGCGCACTGGtactgtttgttaagaagaaagatggcagCATGCGGCTCTAcattgattacagagagctgaacCGTGTCacagtcaagaacaa GTGGATAGAGCTAGTGAAGGAAGACTGCAGTGATTACTCAGTTGTCAGTAGAAAGACCGTTGCAAgcagagattcagag ACTTCTGACGAGCAGTTACAGAAGTGGAGACTTAGTGATAAAGCTAAGGGCCGGAGGTTATATACATTTGTGGACGACATAGTAAG GGGGTACGAAGATGTAGAAGGATCTTCAGTCCATTATTTGTGGCCGGGAatgaagagagatattctgCATTTCGTccccgagtgtttgacttgtcagcaggttaagactGAGCATCCGAGACCTATAGGGAAGCTGAGACCAcaccctattcccgagtggaaatgggagaacattaccatggaaTTTGTAACAGGGCTTCTGAGGACGACTGGTGGGTATAATGTTATTTGG agccgacagaagagttacaCAGATCAGTGGCGCAGAGATCTTGAGTTTGCCGTAAGGGATCAGGTGTTCGTGAAGGTTGCACCAATGaaaggtgtgatgagatttgggaagaagggCAAGCTCAGTCCTAGATTCATAGGACCGTTCGATATCCTggagagagttgggacactcgCACACGGAGTTGCGTTACCATCAAATCTGGCGGGAGTTCATGATGTATTCCATGTCTCTATGTTGCGGAAGGACATATCGAATCCTTCGTATGTGTTGAACTATGCACCACTTCAGTTGACACCGAACCTGTCTTATAAGGAGAGACCCACTCAGATATTGGATACGCTGGAGAGGAGGCCtcggaacaaggtgatccacgtggtcaaagtcaagtggctgacTCATTATGAGGAGGAGGCTACATGGGAGATTGAAACCAAGATGAGGTGTCGCTACCCAGAGTTATTCG gcttcgttgggaaccgTTGGGTGATCGCTGATGCGTTTAAGTATTGTGAGTATGAATTTGGGATGATTTTTGGTGCTTTGTTTTGTGTCGATAGGTTcttggttgcattagaagtcgtaggaaacataTTGGTGTCAAAATGTCGTGTTCACAATTTGAGTTACGTT AGGATTGATACTTGGGTTGGTGGTGGTGAATACACTAGACTCAGTGTGAGAAGTGGCTTCCGCCATTGA